A single genomic interval of candidate division KSB1 bacterium harbors:
- a CDS encoding YfhO family protein, whose protein sequence is MGKKKRQKKTSEVKPKRSPGFTLTENQQVLVGVIVLIVLIIGYLSPIVFEGRVPPASDSIGWRGSAQSIIESREVHDSNPLWANNVFAGMPGYLISLQAPFEQPFKYVIRAVNKLINWRATYLILGAMGIIFLMRFWRFSPLTSTFSAIAYIWWPYLFGILEAGHNTKVRTMMLMPLILFAFVKLLKKPGMLNASLFAIFFSLGIQSNHYQVMFYISMVLAVFGIFHMVRFFQQKEWRSIGIRTALVIGALILAVGISSFPTLVVKEYSKYSIRGGTGEAASSGLSYDYATNWSLYPGEMMTFIIPRYYGGSSSEQYTGDAVPELKGRTIPGYWGHKIFTTTTDYMGVISLFFVGIALVFRRRDKRVLTLAVVCVLSLLVSFGKHFPVVYDLFFNFVPYFNQFRIPSMILVLVQLGIAILAGFGFEFIVNHSQEKIPPQKIIKTIAIIFGIFVFLGLIPLFLKSVIPLAKADDLNNYQPQLLALIKEARFDMLKQDSIRLLLLATVAFGITLAYLKKWVSKLVFTISIPLLLVFDLFGVSNRYLQNLVKPNEFNKYFAETATDKFLLQDQTHYRIFPLGQLYGTNSWSYRHQSIGGYHPAKLRTIQDLNEFSLYKGTDPGFQNSSNIPINWHILNMLNVKYVLAQTQIEHSNLKQVFADNQSNILVYENLAALPRVFTVGEVEIIKMRESRFARLNSSEFDPAKKAILEEELDTEIGVPVNFASEITRYEPNQIDIKVDTDSNTLMVLSEMYYPAGWKAYVDDVETKIYKTNHALRSIVVPAGKHEIQFIFKPKSYTASLWISGTSMTIVYLVLGLAVFQSFQKKKQQQPKS, encoded by the coding sequence ATGGGCAAGAAAAAGAGGCAAAAGAAAACATCAGAAGTTAAACCTAAGAGATCGCCAGGTTTTACTCTTACTGAAAATCAGCAAGTCCTTGTTGGGGTAATCGTCCTTATTGTGCTTATAATAGGTTATCTTTCTCCAATTGTTTTTGAAGGCAGGGTACCGCCGGCATCGGATAGTATCGGCTGGAGGGGAAGCGCACAATCGATTATTGAATCCAGGGAAGTACATGATTCGAATCCGTTATGGGCAAATAATGTGTTTGCCGGAATGCCAGGCTACCTCATTTCTCTGCAAGCGCCATTTGAACAACCATTCAAATATGTCATAAGAGCTGTAAATAAGTTAATAAACTGGCGGGCGACATACCTAATTTTGGGTGCAATGGGAATCATTTTTCTCATGCGATTTTGGCGATTTTCACCGCTAACCAGCACTTTTTCTGCGATAGCCTATATCTGGTGGCCTTATCTATTTGGCATTTTAGAAGCCGGGCATAACACCAAAGTAAGAACGATGATGTTAATGCCGCTAATTTTGTTCGCATTCGTAAAGCTGTTAAAAAAACCGGGTATGTTGAATGCTTCTCTTTTTGCAATTTTTTTCAGTTTAGGAATCCAATCCAATCACTATCAAGTTATGTTTTACATTTCGATGGTTTTGGCTGTTTTTGGGATTTTCCATATGGTGCGTTTTTTTCAACAAAAAGAATGGCGCTCAATCGGAATTAGAACTGCACTGGTTATAGGCGCATTAATCCTGGCGGTTGGGATTTCTTCTTTCCCAACCCTGGTTGTAAAGGAATATTCAAAATACTCCATCCGGGGTGGGACTGGAGAAGCTGCTTCGAGCGGATTGAGTTACGATTATGCTACCAACTGGTCGTTGTATCCGGGGGAGATGATGACTTTTATTATTCCACGTTATTATGGAGGAAGCTCCTCTGAGCAGTACACGGGTGATGCCGTTCCGGAATTAAAAGGCAGGACCATCCCGGGTTACTGGGGCCACAAAATCTTTACTACAACAACCGATTATATGGGGGTAATATCCTTATTTTTTGTAGGCATTGCTTTGGTTTTTAGAAGACGGGATAAGCGAGTTCTTACCCTCGCTGTGGTTTGTGTGCTTTCACTCCTGGTTTCATTCGGAAAGCACTTTCCGGTTGTATACGATCTCTTTTTTAATTTTGTACCGTACTTTAATCAATTTCGCATACCTTCGATGATTTTGGTGTTGGTGCAATTGGGGATTGCCATCCTTGCCGGATTTGGATTTGAATTTATAGTTAATCATTCTCAAGAAAAAATTCCCCCGCAAAAAATCATTAAGACCATCGCAATTATATTTGGAATATTTGTTTTCCTGGGGTTGATCCCTCTCTTTTTGAAAAGCGTCATTCCATTGGCTAAAGCGGATGATTTGAATAATTACCAGCCGCAACTTTTAGCGCTTATTAAAGAAGCCCGATTCGATATGCTTAAACAGGATTCCATCCGGCTTTTGCTTTTGGCAACTGTTGCATTTGGAATTACTTTGGCTTATTTAAAAAAGTGGGTTTCGAAACTAGTATTCACAATTTCAATTCCTTTGCTTCTCGTATTTGATCTATTCGGCGTTAGCAATCGCTATTTGCAAAACCTGGTGAAGCCCAACGAGTTTAACAAATATTTTGCTGAAACGGCTACAGACAAATTTTTACTACAGGACCAGACACATTATAGAATTTTTCCACTTGGTCAGCTTTACGGTACTAATAGTTGGTCATATCGGCATCAGTCTATTGGCGGCTATCACCCTGCAAAATTAAGAACAATCCAGGACCTTAATGAATTCAGCCTTTACAAAGGAACAGATCCGGGTTTTCAAAATAGTTCGAATATTCCGATTAACTGGCACATTCTAAATATGCTCAATGTAAAATATGTTTTGGCCCAAACTCAAATTGAACATTCGAATTTAAAGCAAGTTTTTGCAGATAATCAGAGTAACATCCTGGTTTATGAAAATCTTGCAGCTTTGCCCAGGGTTTTTACCGTAGGAGAAGTAGAAATCATTAAAATGCGGGAAAGCCGGTTTGCAAGATTAAACTCTTCTGAATTTGATCCGGCAAAAAAGGCGATCTTAGAAGAAGAGTTGGATACGGAAATTGGCGTACCCGTTAACTTTGCCAGTGAAATTACCCGTTACGAACCCAATCAAATTGATATAAAAGTCGATACCGATTCCAACACACTAATGGTTTTAAGTGAAATGTACTATCCAGCCGGCTGGAAGGCATATGTTGATGATGTTGAAACAAAAATTTACAAAACCAACCATGCCTTGCGGTCTATTGTCGTTCCGGCAGGGAAACATGAAATTCAATTCATATTTAAGCCGAAGTCTTATACTGCTAGTTTATGGATATCCGGTACTTCTATGACAATAGTATATTTGGTTTTGGGATTGGCGGTATTTCAAAGTTTTCAGAAAAAGAAACAGCAGCAGCCGAAAAGTTAG